The genomic stretch AAGTGTATTTAGGCAAACACTTTGAGCTGAAACGTAAGATTTAATTTATGGACGTATTAAATACTTTTATGACCTGGATTTTTAAAATCCGTATTGGTCAGATAGATAACTTCAAGGAGAATCCCATAGAAGTACAGCGAGACATTTTTTTTGACCTGATAAAGTCAGCAAAGAAAACCCAGTTTGGGAAGAAATATGGGTTTTCGGATATCAAAAGCCCAAAGGACTTTGACCGCCAAGTGCCCATTCACAGTTATGAGCAGATGCAGCCCTATATCGAGCAGACGATGAAGGGTGAGCAAAACGTGATTTGGCCATCCGAGATCAGTTGGTTTTCAAAATCCTCAGGAACGACTGGCAGCCGGAGCAAATTTATTCCGGTCTCACAAGAATCATTGGAGGATTGTCACTTTAAGGGCGGCAAGGATATGCTTTCCCTGTATGTCAACAACTATCCGAACAGTAAGCTCTTCACTGGAAAGAGTCTGGCGATCGGTGGGAGCAGTGAGGTCAATACGTTCGATATCAATAAAAACAGCCAATACGGTGACATCTCCGCAGTGATCATGCGTAATTTGCCCGTGTGGGCACAGTTGGCCAGGACTCCAAGTCTCGAAACGGCGTTGATGAGTGAATGGGAGGAAAAGATCGAGAAAATGGCCAGGGAGACCATGGAGGAAAATGTGCTCAGTATTTCAGGAGTCCCCACTTGGACCATTGTGCTGCTACAGCGGATTATGGAATTGACCCATTCGAGTAATATCCTTGAAGTATGGCCAAACTTAGAAGTGTTTTTTCACGGTGCGGTGGCTTTTGGCCCTTATCGAAGGCTTTTTGAGGAATTGGTGCCTTCCCCTTCCATGCATTATATGGAGACCTATAATGCGTCCGAAGGTTTTTTTGGCATACAGGATCAGAAGAATTCAGACGAGTTATTGTTGATGCTGGATTATGGGATTTATTACGAGTTTATTCCCATGGAAGAGTGGGACAGCGATGATCCCAAGGTGTTGCCACTTGAGGAGGTGGAGTTGGGTAAAAATTACGCTTTGGTCATCAGTACGAATGGTGGGCTCTGGCGGTATAAGATCGGCGATACCGTGAAATTTACTTCTATCCGGCCGTACCGCATTCGGATATCGGGAAGGACGAAGCATTTTATCAATGCTTTTGGGGAAGAAGTGATCGTGGAAAATGCCGAAAAGGCCATCGAGGTAGCTGCTGAAGCGACCAGCGCCATTGTGGTGAACTTTACGGCTGCTCCGGTGTATTTTGAAGGGGCGGACGGCAAAGGAGCACACGAATGGATCATCGAATTCAGTCAAGCCCCGACGGACGAGGCTATATTTAAGGAAAAACTGGATGCGACCCTTCGCGAGGTCAATTCAGATTACGATGCCAAACGCTACCGGGATATTGCATTGGACAAGCCTCGGATTCACTTTGCGGAAGAAGGGCTTTTCGAAAAGTGGATGAAGTCGCGTGGAAAATTGGGTGGACAAAATAAAGTGCCCCGATTGGCCAATAACCGGGAGTACATTGATGCTATTTTGGAGTTGATGAAATAGACCGTTCTAATAAAGCATTTATGCCATGGCCTTGGGCCATGGCATAAATAGAGGTGACTTCTTTATGTACTTTATGGATTAGCAGATCAGATGTTCAACAATGCCTGCAGGAAGCCCATATTCTCTCCCTGTCTTTTGATGACCAGCATGGGGACTTTGTAGTTGATCTCTACCAGTCGCTCCGCTACGCTCCCCAATAAGAGGGCTGCCGAGTTGCTTCTTCCTCTACTGCCGATAACCACCAGGTCAATGTTTCTATCAAGGGCGTCCTGGAGGATATCATCTGCTTTTATAGAGTCTTTGTTAAGAATAAAATCACATGGATGGTTTTCAATTTTGTGTTTTTTCACCATCTCATCAAATTCCTTCTTTGCGTTTTCCTTCATGATTTCGGCAAATTCCTCATAGGATTTACCGGTTTTATGATAGCCAATGGGGACATCATAAAGGTGCATATAGCGGATTTCAGCACCCTTTTTTTCTTTGATAAAATTTTCTACCTTTTCCAGGACTACTTCTGTATGTTCTGAAAAGTCAATGGGAACCAAGAGCTTTTCCAGATGATTTTGTCCCATGTCTTCGGTAACGAAAAAGACCGAGGCAGGAGCTTTCTGGGCAATGCGCTTAGGTAGCCTTCCGCTGCCCTCTAAAGCTGTTTTCCTGCCCATGACGATGAAGTCTACGTGCTTGATCTTAGACCACCTCAGTAGGTTGTCCATGGGGTCGCCCTCTTCGGCATTCACTTCTACTTCCACATCAGCAGGAAGGCCCAAGGTTTTAATTTTGTTTTCGATCTCCTGCTCGATACTCTCGTCGACAGGGGTCGTCAAGTTTGGGTAAGTGCTTGCGATATCATCCGGAAGGACGAGATTGTCCGCAACATGCGTGAAATAAAGTTTTTTGAGGTGTAAAAGTTCGATGACCTTTTTGATATTGTCCAAGATCACTTGGTCCATTTTAGTGAGGTCCAGTCCGACTAATGCTGTATTGTTCTGTGCCATAGGTTGATTAAAGAATTTGTAACAATTTAATAGATACGGAGGAGCTAAGAAAGAGAATCAGGGAGAATTGTGTTTTGGAGGACGAGGAAATGATGATTGTGGCCGGTATTGCTTTTTTCGTTTGGTGCAGAACTGGCTTTTAGATGTGGGCTTGTT from Echinicola soli encodes the following:
- a CDS encoding universal stress protein, which translates into the protein MAQNNTALVGLDLTKMDQVILDNIKKVIELLHLKKLYFTHVADNLVLPDDIASTYPNLTTPVDESIEQEIENKIKTLGLPADVEVEVNAEEGDPMDNLLRWSKIKHVDFIVMGRKTALEGSGRLPKRIAQKAPASVFFVTEDMGQNHLEKLLVPIDFSEHTEVVLEKVENFIKEKKGAEIRYMHLYDVPIGYHKTGKSYEEFAEIMKENAKKEFDEMVKKHKIENHPCDFILNKDSIKADDILQDALDRNIDLVVIGSRGRSNSAALLLGSVAERLVEINYKVPMLVIKRQGENMGFLQALLNI
- a CDS encoding GH3 auxin-responsive promoter family protein, whose protein sequence is MDVLNTFMTWIFKIRIGQIDNFKENPIEVQRDIFFDLIKSAKKTQFGKKYGFSDIKSPKDFDRQVPIHSYEQMQPYIEQTMKGEQNVIWPSEISWFSKSSGTTGSRSKFIPVSQESLEDCHFKGGKDMLSLYVNNYPNSKLFTGKSLAIGGSSEVNTFDINKNSQYGDISAVIMRNLPVWAQLARTPSLETALMSEWEEKIEKMARETMEENVLSISGVPTWTIVLLQRIMELTHSSNILEVWPNLEVFFHGAVAFGPYRRLFEELVPSPSMHYMETYNASEGFFGIQDQKNSDELLLMLDYGIYYEFIPMEEWDSDDPKVLPLEEVELGKNYALVISTNGGLWRYKIGDTVKFTSIRPYRIRISGRTKHFINAFGEEVIVENAEKAIEVAAEATSAIVVNFTAAPVYFEGADGKGAHEWIIEFSQAPTDEAIFKEKLDATLREVNSDYDAKRYRDIALDKPRIHFAEEGLFEKWMKSRGKLGGQNKVPRLANNREYIDAILELMK